The Pseudomonas sp. TH06 genome has a window encoding:
- a CDS encoding ATP-dependent DNA helicase — protein sequence MSYSIAVRALCEFTAKTGDLDLRFTPSPTAMEGIAGHRTVASRRNDQYQSEVALEGEFRQLKVKGRADGYDPAQNCLEEVKTYRGDLSKQPDNHRQLHWAQAKVYGWLMCRKLDLQQINVALVYFDIVSEKETCLVEAFSVATLQVFFEAQCTLFLHWAEQEMAHREARNRAAEQLTFPHADFRPGQRHLAESVFKAVSTGRCLMAQAPTGIGKTLGTLFPMLKALAPQQLDKVFFLTAKTPGRKLALDASQVLFDQSATLPLRVLEMVARDKACEHPDKACHGESCPLAQGFYDRLPAAREAASRVKLLDQAAMREVAARHSVCPYYLSQEMARWADVVIADYNYYFDFSALLFGLAQLNQWKVAVLADEAHNLVERGRQMYSASLDQATLGSVRKTAPQALKNSLQRLNREWNALHAPQLAAYQAYDKAPEKLLQAISLCCAAIGDYLNDHPQGLDSGLQNFYFDLLKFGRVAELFDEHYLFDISKRDLERKRPLSQLCLRNVVPAAFIGPRLKAARSSVLFSATLSPRHYYADLLGTPADTVWIDVESPFSAEQLQVQIVSRISTRFNHRQASLEPIVELIARQFSERPGNYLAFFSSFDYLQQVATLLAERHPHITLWQQSRGMVEGARQAFLDQFTADSQGVGFAVLGGAFGEGIDLPGARLIGAFIATLGLAQLNPVNEQLKRRMAAIFGAGYDYTYLYPGVQKVVQAAGRVIRTREDRGVVMLIDDRFAESRIKQLLPRWWTISNEAASQLAGLPHTSAHDNGW from the coding sequence CGGTGACCTCGACTTGCGCTTCACGCCGTCGCCGACGGCAATGGAAGGCATTGCCGGCCATCGCACAGTGGCCTCGCGGCGCAATGACCAGTATCAGAGCGAAGTGGCTCTGGAAGGCGAATTCCGCCAACTGAAAGTCAAGGGCAGGGCGGATGGCTATGATCCGGCGCAGAACTGCCTGGAGGAAGTCAAAACCTACCGTGGCGACCTGAGCAAGCAACCGGACAATCACCGTCAGTTGCACTGGGCACAGGCGAAAGTCTACGGCTGGCTGATGTGCCGCAAACTCGATCTGCAGCAGATCAACGTGGCGCTGGTGTATTTCGATATCGTCAGCGAAAAGGAAACCTGTCTGGTCGAAGCGTTCAGCGTCGCGACCTTGCAGGTTTTTTTCGAGGCGCAATGCACGTTGTTCCTGCATTGGGCCGAGCAGGAAATGGCCCATCGTGAGGCGCGCAATCGAGCCGCAGAGCAACTGACGTTCCCCCATGCGGACTTTCGTCCCGGCCAACGGCATCTGGCCGAATCGGTGTTCAAGGCTGTGAGCACCGGCCGTTGTCTGATGGCTCAGGCCCCGACCGGCATCGGCAAAACCCTTGGCACGCTGTTCCCGATGCTCAAGGCATTGGCGCCGCAGCAACTGGACAAGGTGTTCTTTCTCACCGCCAAGACCCCCGGACGCAAACTGGCGCTGGATGCCAGTCAGGTGTTGTTCGATCAATCGGCGACGTTGCCCTTGCGGGTTTTGGAGATGGTCGCCCGCGACAAGGCCTGCGAACACCCGGACAAGGCCTGCCATGGCGAGTCCTGTCCGTTGGCCCAAGGGTTTTATGATCGCCTGCCCGCCGCCAGGGAAGCGGCCAGCCGCGTCAAACTGCTTGATCAGGCGGCGATGCGCGAAGTCGCCGCGCGGCACTCGGTGTGTCCGTATTACCTGAGTCAGGAAATGGCCCGTTGGGCGGACGTGGTGATCGCCGACTACAACTATTACTTCGATTTCAGTGCGCTGTTGTTCGGGCTCGCGCAGCTCAATCAATGGAAAGTCGCGGTGCTGGCGGATGAGGCGCACAACCTGGTCGAGCGCGGTCGGCAGATGTACAGCGCCAGTCTTGATCAGGCCACACTTGGCAGCGTGCGCAAAACTGCACCACAGGCGTTGAAAAATTCCCTGCAACGGCTCAACCGGGAGTGGAATGCGCTGCACGCGCCGCAACTGGCGGCTTATCAGGCCTATGACAAGGCCCCGGAAAAACTGCTCCAGGCGATTTCCCTGTGTTGCGCCGCAATCGGCGATTACCTCAATGATCATCCGCAAGGCCTCGACAGCGGTCTGCAGAATTTCTATTTCGACCTGCTGAAATTCGGCCGCGTGGCGGAGTTGTTCGACGAGCATTACCTGTTCGACATCAGCAAACGTGACCTCGAGCGCAAGCGCCCGCTGTCGCAACTGTGCTTGCGTAACGTGGTGCCGGCCGCGTTCATCGGCCCGCGCTTGAAAGCTGCGCGCAGCAGCGTGCTGTTTTCCGCGACCCTCAGCCCACGCCACTATTACGCCGATTTGCTGGGCACGCCGGCCGACACAGTGTGGATTGACGTCGAATCGCCGTTCAGTGCCGAGCAGTTACAGGTGCAGATCGTCAGTCGCATTTCGACGCGTTTCAACCATCGACAGGCGTCGCTGGAACCCATCGTAGAGCTGATCGCCCGTCAGTTCAGCGAACGGCCGGGCAACTACCTGGCGTTCTTCAGCAGTTTCGATTACTTGCAGCAGGTGGCGACGTTGTTGGCCGAACGCCATCCGCACATCACCCTGTGGCAGCAATCGCGAGGCATGGTCGAAGGGGCGCGGCAGGCCTTTCTCGATCAGTTCACTGCCGACAGCCAGGGCGTCGGCTTCGCGGTGTTGGGCGGGGCGTTCGGTGAAGGCATCGACTTGCCCGGCGCACGCTTGATCGGCGCCTTCATCGCCACACTGGGGCTGGCGCAACTCAACCCGGTCAACGAACAACTGAAGCGACGTATGGCGGCGATATTCGGCGCCGGTTACGACTACACCTATCTGTATCCCGGTGTGCAGAAAGTGGTGCAGGCCGCCGGACGGGTGATCCGCACGCGGGAGGATCGTGGCGTGGTGATGCTGATTGATGACCGCTTTGCCGAGAGCCGGATAAAACAACTGCTGCCCCGCTGGTGGACAATCAGCAACGAAGCGGCTTCCCAATTGGCTGGATTGCCCCATACTTCTGCTCATGACAACGGCTGGTGA
- a CDS encoding PAS domain-containing sensor histidine kinase, with protein sequence MSDNYKTAAIENMRFRLLIDAVVDYAIYMIDPDGIITSWNSGAKRFKGYEEAEILGEHFSRFYTADDRAAGLPQRALDTAIREGRFEGEGWRVRKDGTNFWSHVVIDPIIAPDGKLLGFAKITRDLTDRKMAEETLKQSEQQFRLLVQGVTDYAIYMLSPEGRVSNWNQGAQRIKGYLPEEIIGQHFSVFYTPEDRELGEPQRALAIATKEGRFENKSWRVRKDGTRFLAHVVVDAIRGETGTLLGFAKITRDVTEAHQAQVALEKTREALAQAQKMQAIGQLSGGIAHDFNNLLTVILGNLEIVQKRIGDDPKITRLLENATQGALRGVSLTQRMLAFARRQELKTESVDIPQLVQGITGLLRSSMGPGIRIETNFPAGLEPVLADTNQLELALLNLATNARDAMPEGGVMTISAQPEVVLELAHSELPAGRYICLSLTDSGEGMDAQTLASARDPFFTTKGVGKGTGLGLSMVHGFIEQLGGRFILKSEKDHGTTAELWIPVAVEGAAVKPLYPPAAPIVVPRLSVLVVDDDSLVLTSTSLLLEDLGHRVVSATSGAQALALFDQGEVIDLMITDMAMPQMSGAQLAHAVRLLKPDLPIILATGYAERLEGFGAQLPRLPKPFTQLNLVEIIAQAMK encoded by the coding sequence ATGAGCGATAACTACAAGACCGCAGCAATCGAGAACATGCGTTTCAGGCTGTTGATCGATGCGGTTGTCGACTATGCGATCTACATGATCGACCCGGACGGCATCATCACCAGTTGGAACTCCGGCGCCAAGCGCTTCAAGGGTTATGAAGAGGCGGAAATTCTCGGCGAGCATTTTTCGCGTTTCTACACCGCTGATGATCGCGCCGCCGGACTGCCACAACGCGCACTCGATACGGCGATCCGCGAAGGGCGGTTCGAAGGCGAGGGCTGGCGGGTGCGCAAGGACGGCACCAATTTCTGGTCGCATGTGGTGATCGATCCGATCATCGCCCCCGACGGCAAGTTGCTCGGTTTCGCCAAGATCACCCGCGACCTGACCGACCGCAAGATGGCCGAGGAAACCCTCAAGCAAAGCGAGCAGCAGTTCCGTCTGCTGGTGCAGGGCGTGACCGACTACGCGATCTACATGCTCAGCCCTGAAGGTCGCGTCAGCAACTGGAATCAGGGCGCGCAGCGGATCAAGGGCTATCTGCCGGAAGAAATCATCGGCCAGCACTTTTCGGTGTTTTACACCCCCGAGGACCGTGAACTCGGCGAGCCGCAACGGGCCTTGGCGATTGCCACGAAAGAAGGCCGTTTCGAGAACAAGAGCTGGCGGGTACGCAAGGACGGCACGCGGTTTCTCGCGCATGTGGTGGTTGATGCGATTCGCGGAGAGACCGGCACCTTGCTCGGTTTCGCCAAGATCACCCGCGACGTGACCGAAGCCCATCAAGCCCAGGTAGCCCTGGAAAAGACCCGAGAGGCATTGGCCCAGGCGCAGAAGATGCAGGCCATTGGTCAGCTCAGCGGCGGTATCGCCCATGACTTCAACAATCTCCTGACGGTGATCCTCGGCAATCTGGAGATTGTCCAGAAGCGCATTGGCGACGACCCGAAAATCACTCGTCTGCTGGAAAACGCCACCCAAGGTGCGTTGCGCGGTGTGTCGCTGACTCAGCGCATGTTGGCGTTCGCCCGTCGTCAGGAACTCAAGACCGAGTCGGTCGATATCCCGCAACTGGTGCAGGGCATCACCGGGCTGTTGCGCAGTTCAATGGGCCCGGGGATTCGCATCGAGACGAACTTTCCTGCAGGTCTGGAACCGGTCCTGGCGGATACCAATCAACTGGAACTGGCGTTGCTCAACCTGGCCACCAACGCTCGTGATGCGATGCCTGAGGGCGGCGTAATGACCATCTCCGCACAGCCCGAAGTCGTGCTTGAGCTGGCCCATTCGGAACTGCCGGCTGGGCGTTACATCTGCCTGAGTCTGACCGACAGCGGTGAAGGCATGGACGCGCAGACACTGGCTTCGGCCCGCGACCCGTTTTTCACCACCAAAGGCGTGGGCAAAGGCACTGGGCTAGGGTTGTCGATGGTCCATGGCTTCATCGAACAATTGGGTGGCCGTTTTATCCTCAAGAGCGAAAAAGATCACGGCACCACGGCAGAACTGTGGATACCGGTGGCCGTCGAGGGCGCCGCCGTCAAACCTTTATACCCACCTGCCGCGCCGATTGTGGTGCCACGACTGAGCGTGCTGGTGGTCGACGACGACTCGCTGGTGTTGACCAGCACCAGCCTGCTACTCGAAGACCTCGGCCATCGCGTGGTCAGCGCCACATCGGGCGCTCAAGCGCTGGCATTGTTCGATCAGGGCGAGGTCATCGACCTGATGATCACCGACATGGCCATGCCACAGATGAGCGGCGCGCAACTGGCCCACGCGGTGCGCCTGCTCAAACCGGACCTGCCGATCATCCTCGCCACCGGTTACGCCGAACGTCTGGAAGGCTTCGGCGCGCAACTGCCGCGTCTGCCGAAACCGTTCACGCAATTGAATCTGGTGGAGATCATTGCCCAGGCGATGAAATGA